The following proteins are encoded in a genomic region of Oncorhynchus keta strain PuntledgeMale-10-30-2019 chromosome 35, Oket_V2, whole genome shotgun sequence:
- the LOC118379695 gene encoding DDB1- and CUL4-associated factor 5-like isoform X1, protein MKEVKGCGMRSSVGFLSQRRLFGNPLMKEEFQRLRLAGCTSLYKKDMLGHFGCVNAIEFSNNGGEYLVSGGDDRRVLLWDMERVLHARSAKPLILKGEHLSNIFCLAFDSTNKRVFSGGNDEQVILHDVEQGETLNVFLHDDAVYGLSVSPVNDNVFASSSDDGRVLIWDTRQPPHGEPFCLANYPSAFHSVMFNPAEPRLLATANSKEGVGLWDIRKPRTSLLRYGGSMSLQSAMSVRFNSAGTQLLALRRRLPPVLYELHSRLPSFQFDNQGYFNSCTMKSCCFAGDKDQYVLSGSDDFNLYMWRIPKDPEAGGPGRVVNGASMVLKGHRSIVNQVRFNPSTNMICSSGVEKVIKAWSPYQQTESLGDLDGCVENKSRSLYSHEEYISLVLNSGSGLRHDYVSQSIQEDPRMMAFFDSLVRREIEGWSSDSDSDLSEGAILQLHARGRRSTRAVGDGAGVLVGAASPVHPAAAMGDSDRSSSSSLAAPEALGAEPLLPRSRQRHHQSAFLLDLVGEDSDSSGFWLDPMPRPSPRDNSTLSSPTSSPAGGASSSSTTSSTSSEDEERRRVSTRQRNAARRRRMHFPCRPSGGRPESAQALYPGGVDSCSYPKISMDEASSSSASSTELQQGRDSVQIGPHRRSSKTGRCASNSGRLTGSSLAVSLDSQDDLLITSQETLQQRTESREGGVTGAALERMDNSSWVSSSSRHHHSPHQTERTEVPVDRLAPDLFASPDSRGEREALAGKQTDTRNQEEEEAGLSSQRGQAPTQVALKRTHLGSGGQGSGEGLEKKLKR, encoded by the exons ATGAAGGAGGTGAAGGGTTGCGGTATGCGGTCCTCTGTGGGCTTTCTGTCTCAGAGAAGGCTTTTCGGGAACCCGCTGATGAAGGAAGAATTTCAGAGACTCCGGTTGGCAGGATGCACAAGCCTGTACAAGAAAGATATGCTGGGACATTTCGGGTGTGTAAACGCCATTGAGTTTTCCAACAATGGAGGGGAATACCTTGTGTCCG GAGGGGACGACCGCAGAGTGCTGCTGTGGGATATGGAGAGAGTTCTCCATGCTCGCTCGGCCAAGCCTCTCATACTGAAGGGAGAACACCTCTCCAACATCTTCTGCCTGGCCTTCGACAGCACCAACAAGAGGGTGTTCTCTGGGG GTAACGACGAGCAGGTCATCCTTCATGATGTAGAGCA AGGCGAGACTCTGAACGTGTTCCTTCACGACGATGCGGTGTACGGCCTGTCCGTCAGCCCCGTTAACGACAACGTGTTCGCCAGCTCCTCGGACGACGGACGGGTCCTCATCTGGGACACACGGCAGCCGCCACACGGAG AGCCCTTCTGTCTGGCCAACTACCCATCAGCCTTCCACAGTGTGATGTTCAACCCGGCAGAGCCCCGACTACTGGCTACAGCCAACTCCAAGGAGGGGGTGGGGCTGTGGGACATCCGCAAGCCTCGCAC tTCTCTGCTGCGGTACGGCGGTAGCATGTCCCTGCAGAGTGCCATGTCGGTGCGTTTTAACAGCGCAGGGACCCAGCTCCTGGCCCTGCGTCGCAGACTACCCCCGGTCCTCTACGAGCTACACTCTCGCCTACCCAGCTTCCAGTTCGACAACCAGGGCTACTTCAACTCCTGCACCATGAAGAGCTGCTGCTTCGCTGGAGACAAGGATCAG TACGTCTTGTCTGGATCAGATGACTTCAACCTTTACATGTGGAGAATCCCCAAGGATCCtgaagcag gaGGCCCGGGGCGTGTGGTCAACGGAGCGTCCATGGTCCTGAAGGGTCACCGGTCCATCGTGAACCAAGTCCGGTTCAACCCCAGCACCAATATGATCTGCTCGTCCGGGGTCGAGAAGGTCATCAAG GCGTGGAGCCCCTACCAGCAGACAGAGAGTCTGGGCGACCTGGATGGTTGTGTGGAGAATAAGTCCAGGAGTCTGTACAGCCATGAGGAGTATATCAGCCTGGTGCTGAACAGCGGCAGCGGCCTGAGGCACGACTACgtctcacag tccatccaggaggatcctcgtATGATGGCCTTCTTTGACTCTCTGGTTCGTCGGGAGATTGAGGGCTGGAGTTCGGACTCAGACAGTGACCTGAGTGAGGGGGCCATCCTGCAGCTCCACGCCAGGGGACGACGCTCCACGCGGGCTGTCGGAGACGGCGCCGGGGTCCTGGTTGGTGCTGCTTCACCTGTACATCCCGCCGCTGCTATGGGTGACTCGGACcgctcctcctcatcctcattgGCTGCACCCGAGGCCTTGGGGGCGGAGCCGTTGCTGCCCAGGAGTCGTCAGCGACATCACCAGTCTGCGTTCTTATTGGACCTGGTGGGAGAGGACTCTGATTCCTCTGGGTTCTGGCTGGATCCCATGCCACGCCCCAGCCCCCGAGACAACTCCACCCTCTCCAGCCCCACATCCTCCCCCGCTGGGGGGgcctccagctcctccaccacctcctccaccagctCTGAGGACGAGGAGCGCCGCAGGGTCAGCACCAGGCAACGCAACGCCGCACGGAGGCGCCGCATGCACTTCCCCTGCAGGCCCAGTGGAGGGCGCCCCGAGTCCGCCCAGGCCCTGTACCCCGGGGGGGTCGACTCCTGCTCCTACCCCAAGATCTCCATGGATGAGGCCTCATCCTCCTCCGCATCCTCCACGGAGCTGCAGCAGGGCCGGGACTCGGTCCAGATCGGACCCCACAGAAGGAGCTCGAAAACGGGGAGGTGTGCCAGCAATTCGGGCAGACTTACCGGTTCCAGCCTTGCAGTGTCTCTGGACAGCCAAGACGACCTTCTCATCACCTCTCAGGAAACCCTGCAGCAGAGGACCGAGTCCCGGGAGGGAGGGGTGACGGGGGCTGCTTTAGAGAGGATGGACAACAGTAGCTgggtctcctcttcctccagacATCACCACAGCCCCCACCAGACTGAGAGGACTGAAGTGCCAGTAGACCGTCTGGCTCCAGACCTGTTTGCGTCCCCAGATtccaggggggagagggaggcctTGGCGGGGAAACAAACAGACACTAGgaaccaggaagaggaagaggcggGGCTGTCTTCTCAGAGAGGCCAGGCCCCGACCCAGGTGGCGCTAAAACGGACTCACCTGGGGTCCGGAGGTCAAGGGTCAGGGGAGGGGTTAGAGAAGAAGTTGAAGAGATGA
- the LOC118379695 gene encoding DDB1- and CUL4-associated factor 5-like isoform X2, protein MKEVKGCGMRSSVGFLSQRRLFGNPLMKEEFQRLRLAGCTSLYKKDMLGHFGCVNAIEFSNNGGEYLVSGGDDRRVLLWDMERVLHARSAKPLILKGEHLSNIFCLAFDSTNKRVFSGGNDEQVILHDVEQGETLNVFLHDDAVYGLSVSPVNDNVFASSSDDGRVLIWDTRQPPHGEPFCLANYPSAFHSVMFNPAEPRLLATANSKEGVGLWDIRKPRTSLLRYGGSMSLQSAMSVRFNSAGTQLLALRRRLPPVLYELHSRLPSFQFDNQGYFNSCTMKSCCFAGDKDQYVLSGSDDFNLYMWRIPKDPEAGGPGRVVNGASMVLKGHRSIVNQVRFNPSTNMICSSGVEKVIKAWSPYQQTESLGDLDGCVENKSRSLYSHEEYISLVLNSGSGLRHDYVSQEDPRMMAFFDSLVRREIEGWSSDSDSDLSEGAILQLHARGRRSTRAVGDGAGVLVGAASPVHPAAAMGDSDRSSSSSLAAPEALGAEPLLPRSRQRHHQSAFLLDLVGEDSDSSGFWLDPMPRPSPRDNSTLSSPTSSPAGGASSSSTTSSTSSEDEERRRVSTRQRNAARRRRMHFPCRPSGGRPESAQALYPGGVDSCSYPKISMDEASSSSASSTELQQGRDSVQIGPHRRSSKTGRCASNSGRLTGSSLAVSLDSQDDLLITSQETLQQRTESREGGVTGAALERMDNSSWVSSSSRHHHSPHQTERTEVPVDRLAPDLFASPDSRGEREALAGKQTDTRNQEEEEAGLSSQRGQAPTQVALKRTHLGSGGQGSGEGLEKKLKR, encoded by the exons ATGAAGGAGGTGAAGGGTTGCGGTATGCGGTCCTCTGTGGGCTTTCTGTCTCAGAGAAGGCTTTTCGGGAACCCGCTGATGAAGGAAGAATTTCAGAGACTCCGGTTGGCAGGATGCACAAGCCTGTACAAGAAAGATATGCTGGGACATTTCGGGTGTGTAAACGCCATTGAGTTTTCCAACAATGGAGGGGAATACCTTGTGTCCG GAGGGGACGACCGCAGAGTGCTGCTGTGGGATATGGAGAGAGTTCTCCATGCTCGCTCGGCCAAGCCTCTCATACTGAAGGGAGAACACCTCTCCAACATCTTCTGCCTGGCCTTCGACAGCACCAACAAGAGGGTGTTCTCTGGGG GTAACGACGAGCAGGTCATCCTTCATGATGTAGAGCA AGGCGAGACTCTGAACGTGTTCCTTCACGACGATGCGGTGTACGGCCTGTCCGTCAGCCCCGTTAACGACAACGTGTTCGCCAGCTCCTCGGACGACGGACGGGTCCTCATCTGGGACACACGGCAGCCGCCACACGGAG AGCCCTTCTGTCTGGCCAACTACCCATCAGCCTTCCACAGTGTGATGTTCAACCCGGCAGAGCCCCGACTACTGGCTACAGCCAACTCCAAGGAGGGGGTGGGGCTGTGGGACATCCGCAAGCCTCGCAC tTCTCTGCTGCGGTACGGCGGTAGCATGTCCCTGCAGAGTGCCATGTCGGTGCGTTTTAACAGCGCAGGGACCCAGCTCCTGGCCCTGCGTCGCAGACTACCCCCGGTCCTCTACGAGCTACACTCTCGCCTACCCAGCTTCCAGTTCGACAACCAGGGCTACTTCAACTCCTGCACCATGAAGAGCTGCTGCTTCGCTGGAGACAAGGATCAG TACGTCTTGTCTGGATCAGATGACTTCAACCTTTACATGTGGAGAATCCCCAAGGATCCtgaagcag gaGGCCCGGGGCGTGTGGTCAACGGAGCGTCCATGGTCCTGAAGGGTCACCGGTCCATCGTGAACCAAGTCCGGTTCAACCCCAGCACCAATATGATCTGCTCGTCCGGGGTCGAGAAGGTCATCAAG GCGTGGAGCCCCTACCAGCAGACAGAGAGTCTGGGCGACCTGGATGGTTGTGTGGAGAATAAGTCCAGGAGTCTGTACAGCCATGAGGAGTATATCAGCCTGGTGCTGAACAGCGGCAGCGGCCTGAGGCACGACTACgtctcacag gaggatcctcgtATGATGGCCTTCTTTGACTCTCTGGTTCGTCGGGAGATTGAGGGCTGGAGTTCGGACTCAGACAGTGACCTGAGTGAGGGGGCCATCCTGCAGCTCCACGCCAGGGGACGACGCTCCACGCGGGCTGTCGGAGACGGCGCCGGGGTCCTGGTTGGTGCTGCTTCACCTGTACATCCCGCCGCTGCTATGGGTGACTCGGACcgctcctcctcatcctcattgGCTGCACCCGAGGCCTTGGGGGCGGAGCCGTTGCTGCCCAGGAGTCGTCAGCGACATCACCAGTCTGCGTTCTTATTGGACCTGGTGGGAGAGGACTCTGATTCCTCTGGGTTCTGGCTGGATCCCATGCCACGCCCCAGCCCCCGAGACAACTCCACCCTCTCCAGCCCCACATCCTCCCCCGCTGGGGGGgcctccagctcctccaccacctcctccaccagctCTGAGGACGAGGAGCGCCGCAGGGTCAGCACCAGGCAACGCAACGCCGCACGGAGGCGCCGCATGCACTTCCCCTGCAGGCCCAGTGGAGGGCGCCCCGAGTCCGCCCAGGCCCTGTACCCCGGGGGGGTCGACTCCTGCTCCTACCCCAAGATCTCCATGGATGAGGCCTCATCCTCCTCCGCATCCTCCACGGAGCTGCAGCAGGGCCGGGACTCGGTCCAGATCGGACCCCACAGAAGGAGCTCGAAAACGGGGAGGTGTGCCAGCAATTCGGGCAGACTTACCGGTTCCAGCCTTGCAGTGTCTCTGGACAGCCAAGACGACCTTCTCATCACCTCTCAGGAAACCCTGCAGCAGAGGACCGAGTCCCGGGAGGGAGGGGTGACGGGGGCTGCTTTAGAGAGGATGGACAACAGTAGCTgggtctcctcttcctccagacATCACCACAGCCCCCACCAGACTGAGAGGACTGAAGTGCCAGTAGACCGTCTGGCTCCAGACCTGTTTGCGTCCCCAGATtccaggggggagagggaggcctTGGCGGGGAAACAAACAGACACTAGgaaccaggaagaggaagaggcggGGCTGTCTTCTCAGAGAGGCCAGGCCCCGACCCAGGTGGCGCTAAAACGGACTCACCTGGGGTCCGGAGGTCAAGGGTCAGGGGAGGGGTTAGAGAAGAAGTTGAAGAGATGA